DNA sequence from the Ornithorhynchus anatinus isolate Pmale09 chromosome X4, mOrnAna1.pri.v4, whole genome shotgun sequence genome:
TCcgcctaaccctaatcctaacctaaccctaaccctaaccctaaccctaaccctaaaccctaaccctaaccctaaccctaaccctaaccctaaccctaaaccctaaccctaaccctaaccctaaccctaaccctaaccctaaccctaaccctaaccctaaaccctaaccctaacctaaccctaaccctaaccctaaccctaaccctaaccctaaaccctaaccctaaaccctaaccctaaccctaaccctaaccctaaccctaaaccctaaccctaaccctaaccctaaaccctaaaccctaaaccctaaaccctaaccctaaccctaaccctaaccctaaccctaaccctaaaccctgaccctaaccctaaccctaaccctaaccctaaaccctaaccctgaccctgaccctgaccctgaccctgaccctgaccctaacctaaccctgaccctgaccctgaccctgaccctgaccctaaccctaaccctaaccctaaccctaaccctaaaccctaaccctaaccctgaccctgaccctgaccctgaccctgaccctgaccctgaccctacccctaaccctacccctgaccctgaccctgaccctgaccctgaccctgaccctaaaccctaaaccctaaccctaaaccctaaccctaaaccctaaaccctaaccctaaccctaaccctaaccctaaccctaaccctaaaccctaaccctaaccctaaccctaaccctaaccctaaccctaaccctaaccctaacctctaaccctaaccctaaccctaaccctaaccctaaccctaaccctaaccctaaccctaatcctctaaccctaaccctaaccctaaccctaaaccctaaaccctaaccctaaacctaaccctaaaccctaaaccctaaccctaaccctaaaccctaaccctaaccctaaccctaaccctaaccctaaaccctaaccctaaaccctaaccctaaaccctaaaccctaaccctaaccctaaccctaaccctaaccctaaccctaaaccctaaaccctaaaccctaaaccctaaaccctaaaccctaaccctaacccctaacccctaacccctaacccctaacccctaacccctaaccctaacccctaaccctaacccctaaccctaaccctaaccctaaaccctaaccctaaccctaaccctaacccctaacccctaaccctaacccctaaccctaaccctaaccctaaccctaaccctaacccctaaccctaaccctgaccctgaccctaaccctaaccctaacctaaccctaaccctaacctaaccctaaccctaaccctaaccctaaaccctgaccctgaccctgaccctgaccctgaccctgaccctgaccctaaccctaaccctaaccctaaccctaaccctaaccctaaccctaaccctaaccctaactcctctaaccctaacccctctaaccctaacccctctaaccctaacctctaaccctaacccctaaccctaaccctaaccctaaccctaaccctaacccctaacccctaaccctaacctaaccctaaccctaaccctaaccctaatcccctaaccctaaccctaaccctaaccctaaccctaaccctaaccctaaccctaaccctaaccctaaaccctaaccctaaccctaaccctaaccctaaccctaaaccctaacccctaacccctaacccctaaccctaaccctaaccctaaccctaaccctaaccctaaccctaacccctaaccctaaccctaaccctaaccctaaccctaaccctctaaccctaaccctaaccctaaccctaaccctaaccctaaccctctaaccctaaccctaaccctaaccctaaccctaaccctaaccctaaccctaaccctaaccctctaaccctaaccctaaccctaaccctaaccctctaaccctaaccctaaccctaaccccctaaccctaaccctaaccctaaccctaaaccctaaaccctaaaccctaaaccctaaaccctaaccctaaaccctaaaccctaaaccctaaccctaaaccctaaccctaaaccctaaccctaaccctaaccctaaccctaaaccctaaccctaaaccctaaccctaaccctaaccctaaccctaaaccctaaccctaaaccctaacccctaacccctaacccctaaccctaaccctaacccctaaccctaacccctaacccctaacccctaaccctaaccctaaccctaaccctaaccctaacccctaaccctaaccctaaccctaaccctaaccctaaccctaaaaccctaaccctaaaaccctaaccctaaaaccctaaccctaaccctaaccctaaccctaaaaccctaaccctaaaaccctaaccctaaaaccctaaccctaaaaccctaaccctaaccctaaccctaacccctaaccctaaccccctaaccctaaccccctaaccccctaaccctaaccctaaaaccctaaccctaaaccctaaaccctaaccctaacccctaacccctaacccctaaaccctaaaccctaacccctaacccctaaaccctaaaccctaacccgaaccctaaccctaaccctaacccgaaccctaacccgaacccgaacccggaACCCGAACCCCAAAACCCCGAAACCCGGAACCCGAACCGAACCcgaaaccctaaaccctaaccctaacccgaaccctaacccgaacccgaaacCCTaccccgaaccctaacccgaaccctaacccgaccctaaccctaacccgaaacccgaaccctaaccctaacccgaaacccctaaccctaaacccgaacccgaacccgaccCAAACCCtaaacccgaacccgaaccctaacccgacccgaacccgaacccgacaCCGACCCGAacccctaacccgaacccgacaCCCGAACCGCGGAACCCtgaaaccctaaaccctaaccctaaccctaaaccctaaccctaaaccctaaccctaacccgaaccctaacccgaacccgaaccctaacacgaaccctaacccctaaccctaacccgaaccctaacccgaaccctaacccgaaccctaacccgaacccgaaccctaacccgaacccgaaccctaacccgaacccgaaccctaaccctaacccctaaccctaaccctaacccgaaccctaaccctaaccctaaccctaaccctaaaccctaaacccgaaccctaaccctaaccctaaccctaaacccgaaccctaaacccgaaccctaaccctaaccctaacctaaccctaaccctaaccctaaaccctaaccctaacctaaccctaaccctaaaccctaacccgaaccctaacccgaaccctaacccgaaccctaacccgaacccgaacccgaacccgaacccgaacccgaaccctaacccgaaccctaacccgaacccgaaccctaacccgaaccctaaccctaaaccctaaacctaaccctaaccctctaaccctatccctaaaccctaaaccctaaccctctaaccctaaccctctaaccctaaccctctaaccctaaccctaacccctaaccctaaccctctaaccctaaccctctaaccctaaaccctaaaccctaaccctaaccctaaaccctaaaccctaaaccctaacccctaaaccctaacccctaaacccttaACCcttaaccctctaaccctaaccctctaaccctaaccctctaaccctaacccctaaccctaaccctctaaccctaaaccctaaaccctaaccctaacccctaaaccctaacccttaaccctaacccctaaaccctaaccctaaacccttaaCCTCTAACCCTtaacctctaaccctaaccctctaaccctaaccctctaacccctaacccctaaaccctaacccctaaaccctaaccctaaaccctaatcctaaaccctaaaccctaaccaaACCCTAAACCTTAAACCCTAAACCCAACCCTAAAcccaaccctaaaccctaaccctaaaccctaaaccctcaccctcaccctaatcctcctctaaccctaatcctcctctaaccctaaccctaaaccctaacccctaaccctaacccctaaccctaaccctaacccaaccctaaccccctaacccctaaccctaatcccctaaccctaatcccctAACCCTTAACCCTAATCCCCTAACcgtaaccctaatcctaacccctaaccccagcAAAGTTGAATTCCTTCTCCCCTGCTAGGAGATCTTTAGATGGTCCTATTGCCTGATAACCCCAACTCACCAAGCCCAAACATCACAGGGAAGAAAGCAGCTCTTCAACAGAACCAGAAGCAGCAGCCCAGTAAAGATTGCTACCTTCCTGGAGGTTTATATGGGTCGGGAAGCTTCATTGGGAgcaggtgatgggggggggggggggcaagccgGGGGCGGAACCAGCCAGGAGTCACTCAtctcctgggctggagcaggaacACCTGGGCTAGGGGTGGTGTGGGTTCAGCAGCCTCCTGGGAGCAAAGTGCAAAGGCCtccatggaggaggggggatagggtgggggcggggcccaggAGTCTTCCCaggacacccccccacacacgtgAACCCACTTTCTGGAAACCCGTGGTCAAAGTGAGCTAGCCACCCCACATTTGATCTCTTTATCACGGGTTTCACCATGACATTATTCCCTTTTCCACTGACATTTTGGCTGGATTTGGCCCCTCCTAAGGAGCAGTGCAGGGGGGCGGGGTGTCTCGGGGAGAAGGTGAAGaagcacccccagccccatagctctgTTCGGCAGGCTAtccctggagggggaggggtacatatgaggtaatcaggctgggcatggtccctgtcccacgtgggcctcacaatcctaatccccattttacagaggaaaaaagtgaggcacagaaacgtcaagtgactcacccaaggtcacccagcagagggtTTAGCAAAAAGAACACGGGTgtagtagtcagaaggacctaggttctaataactgctctgccacttgtctgctgtgtgaccttgggcaagtcatttcacttctctgagcctcagttccctcctctggagaatggggattaacactgtgagccctatgtgggacagggactgtgtcaaatccaaTTACAAGaaatgaccttgcatctaccacagtgtctgggacatagtaagtgcttaacaaatacaattatgattattatcatcagggggcagagcatggattagaacccacagcttctgattctcaggcccggaaTCTTTCGGTCTCCCGCTCCGTTAGACGGGAGTGgagttggggtgataactggagggagccgtaagATCATGGGAAAGttgattcattaatttatttacttcAAATAGATTAGGGGAGATCCTAGAAATAGGATGCAAGTCACCACGCAATGTGTCCTAGATACATTTCCACGATAATCGGCTGCTTTCAAATAAAGACTGAATCGATGGGATTCGTAAATGGAAACTAGTAACAGGGTGCTAATGGAGTCTTTTACATGGCAACACGAAAAAACACTGAGCGCACAGAAACAGACGGTCTGTCTCAGAGCCTTCcaggtgccaaatactgttctgagcgcccaCTGAGCtaaaaggagatggagagagagagagaacaagagagacaGTATATGAATTTGCACCCATAAGGAGGGgggctacttgttttgtcttgttatctgtctcccccgtttagactgtgagcccgttgtagggcagggattgtctcttatctgttgccgaattgtacattccaagctcttggtaaagtgctctgcacatagaagggctcaataaatacaattgaatgaatgaatatgtgtaacAAAGGGGCTGCACATCAAAATTTGATACTATCCGGTTTCTAAAAGAGGCTAAAACCTCTTACTATTTAATGCTGGAAGTAAAAATGTTAAATCCAGGATTTACTGTTAACTGTCAAATAATCCACGAAAATTGTGGATAAGAGGAGTGAACCCACATGCGCAGGAAGCTAGCTGCCCCACCATCTTCTGGAGGAGACAGCAAACAGGCGGGTGAGAGGAATCCGAGCAAAACTTGTAATTGACCTAATGAATGAGGCCTCCTAAAGCTGTTCCCAGTGGCACACTCCCCCTAAATTGTGGGATGAAGGCCCAAAGTCCTCTCATGCGTGAAAGGGGGTGAGGAACTTTCATCGAAGAATCACGGAGACCCGCTGCGAGTGCAGAAGACGATGAGCAGAAGACTCATCACCGCCACGCCCTGCTGATCGACCCTGTCTTAACAGCAGCCTAAAAGGCTCCCAGGGACCGAGAggactctcctccaccttctttccACTTACCATCCTAAAAACACCTTCACCACCGACGCCTTATATAGGGCAAagagctctccctcccccacaagcCTCTGGGACCTTAAAAAGGGATTGCCTCTTGTCTCCACTCAGAGGCACCTGGGGAAGGGCTGCCCGACAAGGTGAAACACCTGCGCGCTGGGTCCGTGTCTGCTCTTTCCCTCGAGGTCCGTAAAGAGCCCTGCTCCGTGGGACTTCTTCGTGGAGGTGGTGATTGTGGCGATGACAGACACGACGACGGTTTGTTTTCCAAATGATTGCCGCTCGTTTACTTTTAATAACGTAAATGTTCCAAGCCTCCATCCCCCAACTCCCCATGCCCAGCTCGCAGTCTTCGGGTGAGATGAGACCAGGCGGAAGGCGGAAACCAGACGAGCCAGAGAGCATGGGGGTGGCAGGAGGCAAGGGGAGCTTCGTCTCGCTGCTGTCAGAGACCCTCTGTCGTTGTTCTTTCCCTTCACCCCATCTCTCCACCGACTAAGACGACAAGAAGACAAAAGATCAGTAGAGTGCCGTGGCACAAGGAGGAAAATTGCAGGGTCCTCGCCAAACCcgatctatctatcatctatccaatagcatttgttgagcgtgtgctctgaacagagcactattctaagcgtttagGAGCGAACAATAGAGTTAGCGAATACAACTCCCGCCTTACattctagcggggaagacagacattaaaatacattacaggtaaaaGAGACAAAGAAGTGTAACGATATAAAGACAAGCGCTAGTCAAGGAGGAGACGGGTGAGCGCCCAAGCGCTTCCGTGACACAGAAGGGCTGAAGCAGCCGTAGACGGAGAAATAGAGTACCGAGATGAAAGTTTAAGcaaggaagaccttctggaggaaggGTGATTTCAGGGACATTCTGATTTTGGACCGTTCGCTTGACTGTATTCTTCACTAGCTGATTCACTAGGATCCTGGCTATGATTTTGCTAGTACCGGAGGGCAATGCGACGTTTCATTAATTGCCCCAATTTTGATGTCTcgtcttcttaaaaaaaaaaaaaaggtgatgaCGATAGCGTCTTTGAAATTCCATGGCTTCCGTAGCAGTTACCGGCTGCAATGGCATTGGTGTCGGAGCCTCGAGGagcttgaaattctgctcctctatccACAGTATCTTACAGATATTTGTTGGACCGTGCCTAATTCCCACCAGAGCATTCTTTtccagagctctgtacagtgctctacacccagttagcacttactaaatactatggCCACTGTTACTACTCCTCCCTCCTCGGCTCCACACAGGTCTACAGCCCATTTGGTGGTTTGCCGACATGGAGCACTAGGGGGATCGCCCGAGAATATGTCACCTCAAGCTAACGCTGGTTTGGTCTCCGCCTCAAAACTCGGCTGTCTCCCAGATCCTCCGGGCCAGCAAGAGGGATGCCGGCCAGGTGCGATATGACAGAACAGTTGGGCAGAGTTCAGAAGTAGGTTGGAAGTAGGGATGGGGGTAGTGATGTTGACGAGGATCATGAAGcttccgccgccccccgcccttcaCCTAGTAGCCGCCCAATAAATCCTGAAGCAGAGGAggggaaaatcaatcatatttattgagcacttactgtgtgcagagcactggactaagcatctgggagacaacaacataacagagttgggagactctttccctgcccgcagcgagctgacagtctagagggggagacagacattataagaaatcaataaattacagatttgtacctaaGCGTAGCGGGACTCAGGAAGGGAgcgataaagggagcaaatccaagtgcaagggggacgaagaagggagtgggacaagaggaaatgagggcttagtcagggaaggcctcttggaggagatgaggcttcAGTtcggctttgaaagaggggagggtcattgtccgtcggatatgagaGGGGAGGACGTTCCCGGCCAAATGCAGGATGCGggctagaggtcggtggcgagacagacgagattcaagtggagtgagaaggttagcttcagaagagcgaagtgtgccggctggattatagtaggagagtagctaggtgaggtaggagggggcgaggtgattgagtgttttcaagccaataatgagtttctgtttcatgtagaTGGACAACCGCCAGCCGTTcttgaagttgggggggggggggtagtgtTTAAaacggactgaaagtttttgtataAAATGATCCAGACCGCAGAGTCAAGtagggactagagtggggagagacaggaggctgggaagtcaacaaggagactgctggaataatcaaggcgggacaggataaatCCTTGCTTTAATAAAGTAGTCTTtatgatgaagaggaaagggtggattttagcaatgtcgtgaagatggaaccgacaggatttactgatTTAGAAAAACGAAGATAGAGCTGGAAAGGGCTCAGCCGGGGGCTACAACTCTAGAAAGTTCCGAAAAATGTTATCGTCCTGAAGGTCCGTAAGAGTTGAAGAGTGGGACAGCTCCCGTTAGCACACGATGGGAGGCGGCGGGTAGGGCGGTGGCGCGCGGCGAGTTCGCACCccggagggtggggatggagaaagatTCCGGGGTTGTCACCTGCGCCCCGGGGAGTTCGAGGGTCCGGATCCGAGGCCATTAATAGGCTGCACAGGGCAGGGTCCCGGCAGAATGTTCTCCTGACCCATGTCTGAGAGTCGGAAAGGAAGGGACATGGATCCAGAGCTTCCCCCTGTAAGTGTcggtgggggcgggtggggggcaggagcggGGGACTGGCCGGGGCGGGAGTGGGGGCACTTGCTGGGATTTTCCCTGCTGCAGACTTGGGCCGGGATCCAAGGGTAGGGGAGACACCTAAAGTGGAGGGAGCGGGCCTGGGCCGCGGGACCCCAGGAGGCTCTGTCCCGCTCTGAGAGGGAACTGAGTGGAGGAGAGCGGGGGGTGAGTTGAGAGAGCGGGTCTCCGATTGCCCGACGTCCAACAAAGTGACTCACGTCCGTTGACGCGGGAGACGGGCGAGGAGATCCGTCGTGGGTCTTGGACCTCGTGGCCAGACCTAAGAAAGGGGGGTTCGGGCAGTCtttcgccccgcccccctccatctACACaggagtccctgccccaagttcaCCTCCAGCCTTAAGGCCtcgcctgcctctctctccagaTGGCTTCGTCTTCGTTGGATTTCAAAATCCCCGAATGGGACGATCAAGTGGATTTTGACATCGAAGAGGACTTTTTGAAAGATGAAGTGCTTCGCAATGTCTTCGAGGAATTACTGGGCCAAGCCGATCCCCTGAATGAAGAGGAGCaactgctgcagcagcagcaactgcAAGAGCAGCAGAAACAACAACTTCGGGAGCTGCAGCAAGAACTGCAGGAGCAACAGCAACAATTGCAAGAGCGACAGCAACAATTACAGGAGTGGAACCAACAACAGCAGGTCCAGCAGCTACCACTGCAGGAACGGCAGCAGGGCCAGCAACTCCTACAGAGCCAGCAAATCCCACCGCAGGAACAACAGCAGGGCCAGCAGCAACAGCAGGGCCAGGAACTCCTGCAGGGCCAGCAAATCTCATTTGAGGAACAGCAGCAGGGCCAGCAGCAACAGCAGGGCCAGGAACTCCTGCAAGGCCAGCAAATCTCGCTGCAGGAACAACAGCAGGGTCAGCAATTCCTGAAAGACCAGCAAATCCCACTGCAGGGGCACCAATTCACCCTGCAGTGCCTGCAACTCCCACTGCAGGGGCAGCAGCAACTGCAGGGGCCGCAGCAACTGCAGGGGCCGCAGCAACTGCAGGGCCAACAACTCCCACTGcaggaacaacaacaacagcaggaCCCTCCACTCCGGCAGGGACAGCAACTGCTGCAGAACGAGCAAATGCCACTGCAGGGGCAGCAGCAACTACCACTGCAGGGGCAGCAGCGACTTCATCAGTCAGCACAGGAGATGTGTCCAGGGTCCCTTGGTAAGGCAGCACCTAGATGGAGCCGGGAGGGCAACAGAGAGCTGCCTGGAAAGGACAGAGGTCCAGACTGGACAGGTCCCTCGGGGAAGTTGGTGACATCTTCCTTGTTTTTGGTCTCACAGAGCTCACCCAGTCACCCCACTGGGCGATGACAATCGCTCAGAcagagccagaggaggaggaggaggaaagcgaAGAAAAGGGCAGATCCAATGTGGCAGCGGAGAGGAAAGACAAGAGGAAACGGATCAAGTTTTGCCGAGAGCAGCTAGAAGTCCTGTGGAAACACTTCAAAAGGAATGAATACGTCACCCCTAGCCAAGTCCGAACCTTGATGAGCCAGCTGGGAATGACTGAGAGACAGGTTTGCTTGGGAATCGCCCATGGGGAGGGCGACAGGACGgtccctccagccccacctcccccactgctctctcttctctctcttttgtaaacttttttttttaccccccacTTCTGGACACAGATAGGTCTCCATCCCCTCCTTGGATTTGGAAACTTAGATTTGAATAGACTTTTTCTAGTACACCTAAGAAATTCACGACCAAGGAGCCTGTACTTTTCACTAGACACTATTGATCACCCACCAGCTCTTGCTTCTCGCTAGCTCTTTATTTAATGTCAGGGTTTAGGCCAGGGTCGGGGTTCCTGGGGAATAGGGCGGACCCCGCCTTTGCGGCAGTCTTTCGGTGGAGCGGTGTCCGCCAAGAAACTCCCGCGAAGACATAAACTGCGGGGGACAGTGGACAATGGCAGTTTCCCTGGACTGCGATGGTATCACAAAGAGCCAAGTCCTTCCCCGAGGTGAATGTGGGGGATGGATGCCTTCCCTACCCCCCCACCCACTCACAGTCCGGAGTCCCAAGGGCTCCAAGAGCCTTATTTTTAATCTGGGATTCATTAGCAACGTTTTCATGGGTGCAGGCATGGTTTGCAGGTGGACTGACCACACATTCTCTGAAACTCAGGAAATGCCAAGAGGGTTTCAGACCCGGGAAGAGCCTtcaggtgggggctggaggagggcagaggagggggagggaataacTTCCTCCAGGCAAGGGAGAGCATGAGGCCCAGACAGACAAAGGACAGAAATTTAATTTCTATCTACTTACAGAAATCTCATTTCTATCTGCTTCCTCTGCAGGTCAGAGACTGGTTCAGTAACCAGCGTGTGAAGAAGAAAAAACACCTCGGAAAGCTGATGAAGCAGATGGTAAGTACAGGCTCTCTCTCGGGGCCAAAACGC
Encoded proteins:
- the LOC103166052 gene encoding putative uncharacterized protein DDB_G0271606; translated protein: MTDTTTMASSSLDFKIPEWDDQVDFDIEEDFLKDEVLRNVFEELLGQADPLNEEEQLLQQQQLQEQQKQQLRELQQELQEQQQQLQERQQQLQEWNQQQQVQQLPLQERQQGQQLLQSQQIPPQEQQQGQQQQQGQELLQGQQISFEEQQQGQQQQQGQELLQGQQISLQEQQQGQQFLKDQQIPLQGHQFTLQCLQLPLQGQQQLQGPQQLQGPQQLQGQQLPLQEQQQQQDPPLRQGQQLLQNEQMPLQGQQQLPLQGQQRLHQSAQEMCPGSLELTQSPHWAMTIAQTEPEEEEEESEEKGRSNVAAERKDKRKRIKFCREQLEVLWKHFKRNEYVTPSQVRTLMSQLGMTERQVRDWFSNQRVKKKKHLGKLMKQMGGLHPGPTTGWHPTSKLPHPEAAVPAMPRATYGHATYQPLPAPPWPWPPSYHPLYPETLATDPYCPMPMTPHLEESPPSLPAVTPPYQGYSAPSSGGF